The following are from one region of the Ischnura elegans chromosome X, ioIscEleg1.1, whole genome shotgun sequence genome:
- the LOC124170994 gene encoding endoribonuclease ZC3H12A-like, producing the protein MSDRAHGAIMTVTGKSYVDSVVCAEECSSAPACPTGGGGEDSSYDSDCEHETAPGAASASPAASAHGGVSRTASDTLGAEFAEYVTAPAAVTPDDAPAASSSPFNARVEFGLKLGYSERLVLAALQKLGPSPAQNELLAELIRLGAQSGAAPSSRAEAPGNPGAGVPAPAAQPAASPQPPAAASPSSPGGDPRCADDADLSKESAALETSSRLRPIVVDGSNVAMSHGNKEVFSCRGIKLCVDWFKARGHKEITVFVPKWRKEASRPYHHITDQEILNELERERLLVFTPSRLVGGKRMVCYDDRYILKLAAEIDGIVVSNDNYRDLAQENPEFRKVVEERILMYSFVNDRFMPPDDPLGRSGPTLDNFLCYQPAKRLENPPPCPYGKKCTYGNKCRFHHPERGPLPHKSVTERLLEHAQKQLQEVKARASMGGAGGDHIKGKSLSLPLQPVSTEPESLGSKRMSRKTPLSRTRSTVLNSGPPMGSTKESENLQSQLSRSTGLSLPNCGAIDKPGAENGRLTSSHKHNNIAPNPQEVQAFASYHSPSPGFNPLHHHSQVHPLHCRQQQWGQLVSSEPSNSAPWPPANLSYGERVNSGERLSEAERGGEEVNLHRKLQRQLTLNPNCDPRLFQLQGYVPSRDHRPLSRHASGEAHYPSSPIHQTSAHQNVTRIASAPDSFQRWPPVGASRSHGQQGPPLHPPPASLSRRHVHTQQRLSSTSDPQLNLGGEGETSLGGDPFEGGPWFPYTSEPPPSIWSPNVMQSPISGVMPPLPHPSYSSDGSEESRRRLHYHLSSIFPEDHVKMAMDLFPDETNPQKICAAILSMFPKS; encoded by the exons ATGTCGGATCGCGCGCATGGGGCCATTATGACAGTGACTGGAAAG AGCTATGTGGATAGCGTGGTTTGCGCGGAGGAGTGTTCTTCGGCCCCGGCCTGCCCCACGGGTGGCGGCGGGGAGGACTCGAGCTACGACTCGGACTGCGAGCATGAGACGGCGCCGGGGGCGGCGTCGGCCTCCCCCGCCGCCTCCGCCCACGGTGGCGTCTCCCGCACCGCCTCCGACACGCTGGGCGCCGAGTTCGCGGAGTACGTGACGGCGCCGGCGGCAGTGACGCCTGACGACGCTCCAGCCGCGTCCTCCTCTCCCTTCAACGCCCGCGTCGAGTTCGGCCTCAAGCTGGGCTACTCGGAGCGGCTGGTGCTCGCGGCCCTCCAGAAGCTCGGCCCCAGTCCCGCGCAGAACGAGCTGCTGGCCGAGCTCATCCGGTTGGGGGCACAGTCGGGGGCGGCGCCATCGTCCCGGGCGGAGGCGCCAGGGAACCCGGGGGCGGGCGTCCCGGCGCCTGCAGCACAACCAGCCGCCTCCCCGCAGCCCCCAGCGGCCGCGTCACCCTCCTCCCCCGGAGGAGACCCCCGCTGTGCGGATGACGCCGACCTAAGCAAGGAGTCGGCGGCCCTCGAGACCTCTTCTCGCCTGCGGCCCATCGTAGTGGATGGGAGCAACGTAGCCATGAG TCATGGTAACAAGGAGGTTTTCTCGTGCCGAGGCATAAAACTCTGTGTGGATTGGTTCAAGGCTAGGGGGCACAAGGAGATCACTGTTTTTGTTCCaaaatggaggaaagaagcttCCCGTCCATATCATCACATAACAG ACCAAGAGATTTTGAATGAACTTGAGCGTGAAAGGCTATTGGTCTTCACTCCTTCCCGGCTGGTAGGAGGCAAAAGAATGGTCTGTTATGATGATCGTTACATACTTAAGCTGGCAGCTGAAATCGATGGCATTGTTGTTTCTAATGACAACTACCGGGATTTAGCACAAGAAAACCCCGAGTTCAGAAAAGTTGTCGAGGAACGCATCCTGATGTATTCCTTTGTAAATGATAG GTTTATGCCTCCAGATGATCCCTTGGGTCGCTCTGGTCCCACTCTGGATAACTTCCTCTGCTATCAACCTGCAAAGCGGCTGGAAAATCCTCCTCCATGCCCATATGGAAAAAAGTGCACATATGGAAATAAGTGTCGATTTCACCATCCTGAGAGAGGGCCTCTGCCCCATAAATCTGTCACAGAGCGGCTATTGGAGCATGCACAGAAGCAGTTGCAAGAAGTTAAGGCCAGGGCTTCAATGGGAGGAGCAG GTGGTGACCATATAAAAGGGAAGTCATTGAGTCTTCCCCTCCAACCTGTGAGTACAGAACCAGAATCACTCGGATCAAAACGGATGAGCCGCAAAACTCCATTGAGCCGTACACGATCAACTGTGCTGAACTCAGGGCCACCCATGGGATCGACGAAGGAGAGTGAAAACCTCCAATCTCAATTATCTCGGAGTACTGGTTTAAGTTTGCCCAACTGTGGTGCTATTGACAAGCCTGGTGCAGAGAATGGGCGCTTGACATCCTCCCATAAGCACAATAACATAGCACCAAATCCACAGGAAGTGCAGGCATTTGCAAGCTATCATTCCCCCTCTCCTGGCTTTAATCCTCTTCACCACCATAGCCAGGTTCATCCTCTCCACTGTCGGCAACAGCAGTGGGGTCAGTTGGTCAGCTCTGAGCCAAGTAACTCTGCCCCTTGGCCCCCGGCCAATCTCTCGTACGGAGAGCGTGTGAACAGTGGGGAAAGACTTTCTGAAGCTgagaggggtggggaggaagTTAATCTACACAGGAAGCTTCAAAGGCAACTTACCCTAAATCCAAACTGTGATCCGCGGCTGTTCCAGTTGCAGGGTTATGTGCCATCGCGTGACCACCGCCCTTTGTCAAGGCACGCAAGTGGTGAGGCCCATTACCCCTCGTCCCCCATACACCAAACATCTGCGCATCAAAATGTGACTCGGATCGCCTCTGCACCGGACTCATTCCAGAGGTGGCCACCTGTTGGTGCGTCGCGATCCCACGGGCAGCAGGGTCCACCCCTACACCCACCCCCAGCCTCCCTCTCCCGGCGGCATGTGCACACGCAGCAGCGTCTGAGCAGCACCTCGGACCCACAGCTTAATCTCGGGGGAGAAGGAGAGACGAGTCTCGGTGGGGATCCATTTGAGGGTGGACCATGGTTCCCATACACATCGGAACCCCCTCCTAGTATCTGGTCCCCAAATGTGATGCAGTCACCCATTTCTGGGGTCATGCCCCCCTTGCCCCATCCTTCTTATTCATCTGATGGCTCGGAAGAGTCTCGACGGAGGTTACACTATCACCTCTCATCCATTTTTCCCGAGGACCATGTTAAAATGGCTATGGATCTGTTTCCAGATGAAACTAATCCTCAAAAGATATGTGCCGCTATCCTTTCCATGTTTCCCAAGTCATAG